The Belonocnema kinseyi isolate 2016_QV_RU_SX_M_011 chromosome 10, B_treatae_v1, whole genome shotgun sequence genome has a window encoding:
- the LOC117181316 gene encoding glutamic acid-rich protein-like codes for MNNEKLQPVKELHRPARRNYQRRHFDIRRIDKTWQADLVEMQPSKSKKGEDVGAAMESILDKGRIAKNLHVDKEHDVVEETSDEEITVLYIKEKEKDDENESGEERDVEEEGAKEKEKDDEDESGEEKDVQEESVKEKVVQEEGAKENEKDDEDESGEEKDFKEESVKEKDAEESD; via the exons atgaataacgaaAAGCTGCAACCAGTGAAGGAACTACATAGGCCTGCTAGAAGAAACTATCAACGTCGACACTTTGATATCCGTAGAATCGATAAGACTTGGCAAgcggatcttgttgaaatgcagcctt ctaaatccaagaagggtgaagatgtagGTGCAGCTATGGAATCTATACTTGACAAAGGACGCATAGcgaaaaatttacatgttgataAAG aacatgaTGTAGTAGAAGAAACCAGTGATGAAGAAATTACAGTGCTTTATattaaggaaaaagaaaaagatgatgAAAACGAAAGTGGTGAAGAAAGAGATGTTGAAGAAGAAGGTgctaaggaaaaagaaaaagatgatgAAGACGAAAGTGGTGAAGAAAAAGATGTTCAAGAAGAAAGTGTTAAGGAAAAAGTTGTTCAAGAAGAAGGTGCTAAGGAAAACGAAAAAGATGATGAAGACGAAAGTGgtgaagaaaaagattttaaggaagaaAGTGTTAAGGAAAAAGATGCTGAAGAAAGTGATTAA